A genome region from Tenrec ecaudatus isolate mTenEca1 chromosome 13, mTenEca1.hap1, whole genome shotgun sequence includes the following:
- the LOC142423959 gene encoding transcription elongation factor 1 homolog: protein MGRGKPKQKPPPKKKRTGTLDTEFTCPFCNHPKACEAKMDRARGKAVISCGVCFEAFQAPITHLSDPVDVYNAWVDACEEANQEQPQRSAPEAT, encoded by the coding sequence atggggcgcggcaagcctaagcagaagccgcctcccaagaagaagaggaccggcaccctggacacggagttcacctgccccttctgcaaccaccccaaggcttgtgaagcaaagatggaccgtgcccgcggcaaagcggtcatctcctgtggcgtctgcttcgaggctttccaggcgcccatcacccacctctccgaccccgtggacgtgtacaacgcctgggtcgatgcctgtgaggaggccaaccaagagcagccccagagaagcgcccctgaggccacc